From Oryzias melastigma strain HK-1 linkage group LG15, ASM292280v2, whole genome shotgun sequence, one genomic window encodes:
- the LOC112161492 gene encoding apoptosis-stimulating of p53 protein 2 isoform X4 encodes MRYEAKMMPMFLTVYLSNNDQHFTEVPVTPDTLCRDVVDLCKEPGETDCHLSEMWRGSERPVGENERMLDVLQRWGQHRPEVRFFLRHNRPPSRESGGARGSDSRRNGVRPPPERRMENGVATPRMDMTLTELQEMAARQQQQIEAQQQLLASKEQRLRYLKQQEQRQQQQASEQEKLQRLRENIENQEARLKKVRALKGQVEQKRLSNGKLVEEIEQMNNLFQQKQKELVMASSKVEELSRQLELLKNGKTENFHGNQSSMVELDRLYKELQLRNRLNQDQNSKLQQQRENLNKRNLEVAAMDKRISELRDRLWKKKAALQQKENLPLPSESQAGQQPGASRVAAVGPYIQSSTMPRGPARHDQPIKPAYPDGTSTLPTQDPQSKAGAGSQSNKLADWRSSGPDSNTNGYGSASTLPRMTSTSKPNTDQDELDVKRDRKVRPFSMFEPTEAPAPTLRKNPSCDDLVRDAQSAPKAPVKVPPPVPNKPKGPVAVPYGKPGLNTGTFPKAKPQIQQPQSARSTLPPSQSQTLPLPPKQDIPPAAAVRPFTPEPPSSSLTKPQIVAASSIYSMYTKQTGSGKPFPAGSQSSLGRPQNRNAGFISMYGKPVISGGSSQIPENPYLERRSPALESEVDHVGANSPGPSSSEGPQPETERIPRPLSPTKLLPFISNPYRHQSDGEFEALRKKLYNAPRPLKKRSSITEPEGPAGPNIQKLLYQKTTLAAMETTVATPTVPTYAGEAEKADDGSVGPKAPTQLSNAENTPAVTGQPAEAPSYAATDPVPTLSEQTLPPPAILETEEIIPPPPPSHPAPRPEDALFPPPPPPPTGLLDDSLPPPPPIEEFPPYPPPPYPSGADQDSLGEDTFNMKAPEVTGQVALPPGKRTNLRKLGSERIDHNMRVKFNPLALLLDSSLEGEYDLVQRIIYEVEDPSQPNDEGITALHNAVCAGHTEIVKFLVQFGVNVNAADSDGWTPLHCAASCNNVQVCKFLVESGAAVFAMTYSDMQTAADKCEEMEEGYTQCSQFLYGVQEKMGIMNRGVVYGLWDYTAENPDELSFHEGDCMTIVRREDEDEVDWWWARLGDTEGYIPRNLLGLYPRIKPRQRTLA; translated from the exons ATGCGGTACGAAGCTAAAATGATGCCG ATGTTCTTGACTGTATACCTCAGTAACAATGACCAGCATTTTACTGAGGTTCCTGTTACGCCGGACACACTGTGCCGGGATGTGGTGGATCTGTGCAAAGAGCCGGGGGAGACGGACTGCCACCTGTCTGAGATGTGGCGCGGCTCCG AGAGACCTGTAggtgaaaatgaaaggatgTTGGATGTTCTTCAAAGATGGGGGCAACACAGGCCTGAGGTCCGGTTCTTTCTGCGTCACAACCGACCCCCCAGCAGGGAATCgg GGGGGGCAAGAGGCTCAGATTCAAGGAGAAATGGGGTGAGGCCTCCTCCAGAACGAAGAATGGAGAATGGA GTAGCAACGCCTCGAATGGACATGACTCTGACAGAACTACAAGAAATGGCTGCCAGGCAGCAACAACAAATAGAGGCTCAACAACAGCTCCTCGCTTCAAAG GAGCAGCGACTGCGTTACCtgaagcagcaggagcagcgtcagcagcagcaggcctCTGAGCAGGAGAAGCTCCAGCGCCTCCGAGAGAACATTGAGAATCAGGAGGCCAGGCTCAAGAAGGTCAGGGCCCTCAAAGGCCAGGTGGAGCAGAAGCGCCTCAGCAACGGGAAGCTAG TGGAAGAAATCGAACAAATGAATAACCTGTTCCAGCAAAAGCAGAAGGAACTAGTGATGGCCTCATCAAAGGTGGAGGAGCTCAGCCGACAGCTGGAGTTactaaaaaatggcaaaactgagaatttccatggcaaccaaagCTCAATGGTTGAGCTAGATCGCCTCTACAAGGAGCTTCAG CTGAGAAACAGACTCAATCAAGATCAGAACTctaagctgcagcagcagagggaGAACCTGAATAAGCGCAACCTTGAGGTGGCTGCGATGGACAAACGCATCAGCGAGCTCCGAGATCGGCTGTGGAAGAAGAAGGCAGCCCTTCAACAAAAGGAGAACTTACCT CTGCCGTCTGAAAGCCAAGCTGGACAGCAGCCTGGTGCCTCCCGTGTGGCAGCGGTCGGCCCCTACATTCAGTCATCCACCATGCCCCGAGGTCCAGCTCGACACGATCAGCCTATAAAACCAGCCTACCCGGACGGCACCTCCACCTTACCCACCCAGGACCCGCAGAGCAAGGCAGGGGCAG GCTCTCAGTCCAATAAACTGGCCGACTGGAGATCCTCAGGTCCAGATTCCAACACCAATGGTTATGGATCGGCTTCAACACTCCCAAGAATGACCTCCACCTCCAAACCAAACACAGATCAAG ATGAATTGGATGTAAAGAGGGACAGGAAGGTGCGTCCATTCTCCATGTTTGAACCAACGGAGGCGCCTGCACCCACCCTCCGCAAAAACCCCAGCTGTGATGATTTGGTCAGAGATGCTCAG TCTGCCCCTAAAGCTCCGGTTAAAGTCCCTCCGCCTGTTCCCAACAAACCAAAAGGCCCTGTTGCTGTGCCGTACGGCAAACCAGGACTCAACACAGGAACCTTCCCTAAAGCCAAACCCCAAATCCAGCAGCCTCAATCTGCCCGCAGCACTCTACCTCCTTCACAGAGCCAGACTCTTCCTTTACCCCCCAAGCAGGACATCCCACCTGCAGCTGCTGTTCGACCTTTCACCCCAGAGCCTCCGTCTTCCAGCCTCACTAAGCCGCAGATCGTAGCAGCCAGCTCCATCTATTCCATGTACACCAAGCAGACTGGCTCAGGAAAGCCCTTCCCGGCTGGCTCCCAGAGTTCTCTGGGAAGGCCTCAAAATCGCAACGCTGGATTTATCAGCA tgtacGGCAAACCAGTGATCTCTGGTGGAAGTTCTCAGATTCCAGAGAATCCGTACCTAGAACGCCGTTCACCTGCCCTGGAAAGTGAAGTTGATCACGTTGGAGCCAACAGCCCGGGTCCCAGCTCGTCTGAAGGCCCGCAGCCCGAAACTGAACGCATCCCTCGACCGCTGAGCCCCACCAAGCTGCTGCCCTTCATTTCCAACCCTTACAGGCATCAGAGCGACGGGGAATTTGAAGCTCTGAGGAAGAAGCTCTACAACGCCCCGAGGCCGCTGAAGAAGCGCAGCTCCATCACAGAACCCGAGGGCCCCGCTGGGCCCAACATTCAGAAACTTCTCTATCAGAAGACCACGTTGGCAGCTATGGAGACTACCGTTGCCACGCCAACCGTTCCCACCTATGCTGGGGAAGCAGAAAAAGCAGACGATGGATCTGTGGGGCCAAAAGCTCCAACTCAACTTAGTAATGCAGAAAACACCCCAGCAGTAACGGGGCAGCCTGCGGAGGCCCCGTCTTACGCCGCCACCGACCCAGTTCCAACCTTGAGTGAGCAGACTCTACCTCCACCCGCCATTCTCGAGACTGAAGAaatcattcctcctcctccaccatcaCACCCAGCTCCCAGACCTGAAGATGCTctgtttcctcctcctcctcctcctcccaccgGGCTCTTGGATGACAGCCTGCCACCCCCACCTCCAATAGAAGAGTTTCCCCCGTACCCGCCTCCCCCGTACCCCAGCGGAGCGGATCAGGACAGTCTGGGAGAAGACACCTTCAACATGAAGGCACCTGAGGTCACCGGACAAGTCGCACTTCCACCG GGAAAAAGAACCAATTTGCGCAAGCTTGGTTCCGAGCGCATCGATCACAACATGAGGGTGAAGTTCAACCCGCTGGCTCTGCTGCTGGACTCGTCTCTGGAGGGAGAGTACGACCTGGTGCAGAGGATCATCTATGAA gtGGAGGATCCGAGTCAGCCAAACGATGAAGGGATAACTGCTCTACATAACGCCGTCTGCGCTGGACACACGGAGATCGTGAAGTTCTTGGTTCAGTTTGGAGTTAATGTTAATGCTGCGGACAGTGATGGATG GACACCTCTTCACTGCGCTGCATCCTGCAACAACGTTCAGGTGTGTAAATTCCTGGTGGAGTCGGGTGCTGCAGTGTTTGCCATGACCTACAGTGACATGCAGACAGCAGCTGATAAATGTGAGGAGATGGAAGAAGGCTACACCCAATGCTCACAGTTCCTTTATG GGGTGCAGGAGAAGATGGGTATCATGAACAGGGGCGTCGTCTACGGCCTGTGGGACTACACGGCTGAAAACCCCGACGAGCTCTCCTTCCACGAGGGCGACTGCATGACCATCGTCCGCAGAGAGGATGAGGATGAGGTCGACTGGTGGTGGGCGCGCCTCGGTGACACTGAGGGATACATTCCTCGTAACCTGCTGGGA CTCTACCCAAGAATAAAGCCAAGGCAACGCACCCTGGCGTAA